In Hymenobacter sublimis, a single genomic region encodes these proteins:
- a CDS encoding DUF3320 domain-containing protein, with translation MSAAATASSPSVTLAARLEAARQELLDLGLRNPLLNFRPSPARGVLVVGEEAGAVYEVLVRQGKTMYFQGAPGSRKTIKSPDSVQFMSGFTHLEAAAAGLSEAEAQAQRDAYYKAAQPPVPLPTELTEAERHALLTDNKLQTADPVDKLENRLLNTYYTARTSLEETGVNILYLALGQLTWYEADSSLEPRYAPLLLVPVLLERGTAVERFRLRHTGAEIEGNLSLQAKLRVSFGVALPLPEAEDDLRPAEYFASVSRLVAGLPRWQVQPDSIALGFFSFGKFMLYRDLDPALWPADAPLLSHLAIAALLGPDTGFQDAPPTLNDTTFLDTESPAHELHQVLDADSSQLLALLAVHEGRNLVIQGPPGTGKSQTIANLLAEAIGAGKKVLFVAEKMAALEVVKRRLDTLGLGVACLELHSHKANKKALHEELKQTISLGRPAAAALVEDQVAQLPRYRAVLNDYALAVNAPLGRSRRTAQQVVGELARLREAHGAVELPRLGISRLPEWTDADAAHAETLAARVQATLQKVGRPKDLLFWGSELQVLLPAAQEQLARHLREAQEAVKALQAAAAALAEHLGLLPVPADRAAAEALLPAARHALLAPNLAGAAVTNTSWLDQAGRIQETLAAGATYTCLHQQHEATLLPEAWGQELLPERAAYLSYGDKWWKFLNADYRKAKKRLQSFWRGPLPTEADAVISTIDAIHETARHEQLLTEASGLMRSLFGHAWQGVRSEWPMLAKNQEYLSRTHQRISRKELPAALLDYLARPPQPETLAPQLVALEAALTQHRTTLQALANALQLNEARRFGPDGRLQFQPFAVQLATLAAWQADLPALHLTTEWNNVAAAVQAEGLPELLLLAERWEPAAHHLVAALRQTWLEYLQKLAYEQHPALRQFERASHEEVVARFRQADQDSLYHNRVRAMQQHFEQLPNQQAGGQMLLLRNEFAKKARHLPLRKLMQQAGRAVQAIKPVFMMSPLSVASYLPPGAVEFDVVVFDEASQVKPVEALGAIARGRQLVVVGDSKQLPPTSFFDSLTGAGEDTDEENVTADIQSILELCKARQMPERMLRWHYRSLHQSLIAASNHLFYDDKLVIFPSPDGQGQLGLVYHHLPSTHYERGTTRTNPLEAQAVAEAVLLHARTTPRLTLGVVAFSTAQRQAIQDALEQLRRQHPETEEFFNHHPHEPFFVKNLENVQGDERDVILISIGYGRTREGYLSMSFGPLNGEGGERRLNVLITRAKQRCEVFTNLTADDLDLSRTKARGVAALKTFLGFAQHGRLNQNVETGRAMESPFEEAVHHALTARGYVVRPQIGSQGFYLDLAVVDPDQPGRYVLGIACDGAMYHSARSARDRDRLRQQVLENVGWRLHRIWSTDWLRDPTAETERAVQAIEEAHRLTTLDETDEPEELPALELETPAGIAREQAPTTPVALAEPYQVAQLPAAVGHRELHQHSLGQLALWLTQVVRIESPVHLEEATRRLAQASGATQVGARIRKAGQDAALLAHNLRHLRREGDFLWDNSMQQPPLRDRSQLPAISRKLAFVAPEELARALRTVVEQSFVLPREAVFLPAVRLLGFARLSEEMRQQLEPVLISLLEQGSLLEVNGVLKPAV, from the coding sequence ATGTCGGCTGCTGCTACCGCTTCCTCTCCTTCTGTTACCCTTGCTGCCCGCCTAGAAGCCGCCCGCCAGGAGCTGCTGGACTTGGGCCTACGCAACCCCCTGCTCAACTTTCGGCCCTCACCTGCCCGGGGCGTGCTGGTGGTGGGCGAGGAGGCCGGGGCGGTGTACGAGGTGCTGGTGCGCCAAGGCAAAACCATGTACTTCCAGGGCGCGCCCGGTTCTCGAAAGACCATAAAGTCCCCCGACTCGGTGCAGTTCATGAGTGGCTTTACCCACCTGGAAGCCGCCGCAGCGGGACTGAGTGAGGCCGAAGCCCAAGCCCAACGGGACGCGTATTATAAAGCCGCCCAGCCGCCAGTACCGTTGCCAACGGAACTAACCGAAGCGGAGCGCCACGCCCTGCTCACCGACAACAAGCTGCAAACCGCCGACCCAGTAGATAAGCTGGAAAATCGGCTGCTGAATACGTATTACACGGCCCGCACCAGCCTGGAGGAAACCGGTGTTAATATTCTCTACCTGGCCCTGGGACAACTCACTTGGTATGAGGCTGATAGTAGCCTGGAACCTCGCTACGCGCCGCTGCTGCTGGTGCCCGTGCTGCTGGAGCGCGGCACCGCCGTCGAGCGGTTTCGGCTGCGCCACACCGGCGCCGAAATAGAAGGCAACCTCTCCTTGCAGGCCAAGCTGCGGGTCAGCTTCGGGGTAGCGCTGCCCCTGCCCGAAGCCGAAGATGACTTGCGACCAGCCGAGTATTTTGCCAGCGTAAGCCGTCTGGTGGCTGGCTTGCCGCGCTGGCAAGTGCAGCCCGACAGCATTGCCCTGGGCTTCTTTTCCTTCGGCAAGTTCATGCTCTACCGCGACCTAGACCCCGCGCTCTGGCCCGCCGATGCTCCATTGCTCAGCCACCTGGCTATTGCCGCGCTGCTCGGCCCCGACACGGGTTTTCAGGATGCTCCACCTACCCTCAACGATACCACGTTTCTCGATACCGAAAGCCCCGCTCACGAGCTGCACCAAGTGCTGGATGCCGACTCCTCCCAGCTGCTGGCCCTGCTAGCCGTGCACGAAGGCCGCAACCTGGTGATTCAGGGGCCGCCCGGCACCGGCAAGTCGCAAACTATTGCCAACCTACTGGCCGAAGCCATTGGCGCGGGCAAGAAGGTGCTGTTCGTGGCTGAAAAAATGGCGGCCTTGGAAGTGGTGAAGCGCCGCCTCGATACCCTGGGTCTGGGCGTGGCTTGCCTGGAACTGCACAGCCACAAAGCCAACAAGAAAGCCCTTCACGAGGAACTGAAGCAAACTATAAGTCTCGGCCGTCCGGCCGCAGCGGCCCTGGTGGAAGACCAAGTGGCCCAACTCCCCCGCTACCGGGCCGTCCTCAACGACTACGCCCTGGCCGTGAATGCCCCGCTGGGCCGCAGCCGCCGCACCGCCCAGCAGGTAGTTGGTGAGCTGGCCCGGCTACGTGAAGCGCACGGTGCCGTGGAGCTGCCCCGGCTCGGAATTTCTCGCCTGCCCGAATGGACTGACGCCGACGCCGCCCACGCCGAAACTCTGGCGGCCCGCGTGCAGGCTACCCTGCAGAAGGTAGGCCGACCCAAAGACCTGCTGTTCTGGGGTAGTGAGCTGCAGGTGCTGTTGCCCGCCGCGCAGGAGCAACTGGCCCGCCACCTGCGCGAAGCCCAAGAAGCAGTAAAGGCCCTGCAGGCCGCTGCCGCCGCTCTGGCTGAACACCTGGGCCTGCTACCTGTTCCCGCTGACCGCGCCGCGGCCGAAGCCTTGCTACCCGCCGCCCGCCACGCCCTGCTGGCGCCCAACCTGGCCGGAGCCGCCGTAACTAACACAAGCTGGCTGGATCAGGCCGGCCGCATCCAAGAAACACTGGCAGCCGGGGCAACCTACACCTGCCTGCATCAGCAGCACGAGGCCACCCTGCTACCCGAAGCCTGGGGCCAGGAGTTGCTTCCGGAACGCGCGGCCTACTTGAGCTACGGTGATAAGTGGTGGAAATTCCTGAATGCCGACTATCGCAAAGCCAAAAAGCGCCTGCAAAGCTTCTGGCGCGGCCCGCTTCCCACTGAAGCGGATGCGGTAATCAGCACCATCGATGCTATTCATGAAACCGCCCGCCACGAGCAGCTTCTTACGGAAGCTAGCGGGTTGATGCGCAGTTTGTTCGGTCATGCGTGGCAGGGCGTGCGTTCGGAGTGGCCGATGTTGGCAAAAAATCAGGAGTACCTATCGCGCACCCACCAGCGCATCAGTCGGAAGGAGTTGCCCGCAGCTTTGCTTGACTACTTGGCCCGGCCGCCGCAGCCCGAAACCTTGGCGCCCCAGCTGGTGGCTCTCGAAGCAGCCCTAACGCAGCACCGCACTACCCTGCAAGCTCTAGCCAACGCCCTGCAGCTCAACGAAGCCCGCCGGTTTGGCCCCGATGGTCGCCTGCAGTTTCAGCCCTTCGCCGTCCAGCTCGCCACCCTTGCCGCCTGGCAAGCTGACTTGCCGGCCCTGCACCTCACCACCGAGTGGAACAACGTGGCGGCGGCCGTGCAGGCCGAAGGGCTGCCGGAACTGCTTCTGCTGGCCGAGCGCTGGGAGCCGGCCGCCCACCACTTGGTAGCGGCCCTGCGCCAAACCTGGCTGGAGTACCTGCAGAAATTGGCCTATGAGCAGCACCCGGCCCTGCGGCAGTTTGAGCGCGCCAGCCACGAGGAAGTAGTTGCCCGCTTCCGGCAGGCCGACCAGGACTCGCTTTATCACAATCGGGTGCGGGCCATGCAGCAGCACTTTGAGCAGCTGCCTAACCAGCAAGCCGGCGGCCAAATGCTGCTCTTGCGCAACGAATTCGCCAAGAAAGCCCGCCACCTGCCCCTGCGCAAGCTCATGCAACAGGCCGGGCGGGCGGTGCAGGCCATCAAGCCGGTGTTCATGATGTCGCCGCTGTCCGTGGCCAGCTACCTGCCGCCCGGCGCCGTGGAGTTCGATGTGGTGGTGTTCGACGAAGCCTCCCAGGTGAAGCCAGTGGAAGCGCTGGGCGCCATTGCCCGCGGCCGCCAGCTAGTCGTCGTCGGCGACTCCAAGCAGCTGCCGCCTACCTCCTTTTTCGATTCGCTGACGGGAGCCGGCGAGGATACCGATGAGGAAAACGTAACGGCTGATATCCAGAGCATTCTGGAGCTGTGCAAGGCCCGCCAGATGCCCGAGCGGATGCTGCGCTGGCACTACCGCAGCCTGCACCAAAGCTTGATTGCCGCCTCCAACCACTTATTCTACGACGACAAGCTGGTGATTTTCCCGAGCCCCGACGGGCAGGGCCAACTGGGGCTGGTCTACCATCACCTGCCCAGCACTCACTACGAGCGGGGCACCACGCGCACCAACCCCCTGGAGGCCCAGGCCGTGGCCGAAGCCGTACTGCTCCATGCTCGCACTACCCCGCGCCTCACGCTGGGGGTAGTGGCCTTCAGCACGGCCCAGCGCCAGGCCATTCAGGATGCGCTGGAACAGCTGCGCCGCCAGCACCCCGAAACCGAGGAGTTTTTCAACCACCATCCGCACGAGCCTTTCTTCGTCAAAAACCTAGAAAACGTGCAGGGCGACGAGCGGGACGTCATTCTGATCAGCATCGGCTACGGCCGCACCCGGGAGGGTTACCTGAGCATGAGCTTCGGGCCGCTGAACGGCGAGGGAGGCGAGCGGCGCCTAAATGTGCTCATCACCAGGGCTAAACAGCGCTGCGAAGTTTTCACCAACCTTACTGCCGACGACCTGGACCTGAGCCGCACGAAAGCCCGGGGCGTAGCGGCGCTCAAAACGTTTCTGGGCTTTGCCCAGCACGGCCGCCTCAACCAGAACGTGGAAACCGGCCGGGCGATGGAGTCGCCGTTTGAAGAGGCCGTGCACCACGCCCTCACGGCCCGCGGCTACGTGGTGCGCCCCCAAATTGGCTCTCAAGGCTTCTACCTCGATTTAGCCGTCGTCGACCCCGACCAGCCGGGGCGCTACGTGCTGGGCATTGCGTGCGACGGGGCCATGTACCACAGCGCCCGCTCGGCCCGCGACCGGGACCGGCTGCGCCAGCAGGTACTGGAAAACGTGGGCTGGCGCCTGCACCGCATCTGGAGTACCGACTGGCTCCGGGACCCCACCGCCGAAACCGAGCGCGCCGTGCAGGCCATTGAGGAAGCCCACCGCCTGACTACCCTCGATGAGACCGATGAGCCGGAAGAACTACCGGCGCTGGAGCTCGAAACGCCTGCGGGCATTGCGCGGGAGCAAGCACCCACTACCCCCGTAGCCCTGGCCGAACCCTATCAAGTGGCTCAGCTGCCGGCCGCCGTGGGCCACCGCGAACTGCACCAGCATAGCTTGGGCCAACTGGCGTTGTGGCTGACCCAGGTAGTCCGCATTGAAAGTCCGGTGCACTTGGAGGAGGCCACCCGACGGCTGGCCCAGGCCAGCGGGGCCACGCAAGTAGGGGCCCGCATTCGCAAGGCTGGCCAAGACGCGGCTCTGCTAGCCCATAACCTGCGACATCTGCGCCGGGAAGGTGATTTTCTTTGGGACAACAGCATGCAGCAGCCCCCGCTCCGGGACCGAAGCCAGCTGCCGGCCATCTCGCGCAAGCTGGCCTTCGTGGCCCCCGAGGAGCTAGCCCGTGCCCTGCGCACCGTGGTGGAGCAAAGCTTTGTCCTGCCCCGAGAGGCGGTGTTTCTGCCGGCGGTGCGCCTGCTCGGCTTTGCCCGCCTCAGTGAAGAAATGCGGCAGCAACTGGAGCCCGTGCTGATCAGTTTGCTGGAGCAAGGCAGCTTGCTAGAGGTGAACGGCGTGCTAAAACCGGCCGTTTAA
- a CDS encoding DMT family transporter — protein sequence MPTAPTPAVATAPTAPVVAPPPPHRTPASAWVLLLILASIWGTSFILMKKGLVVFSALELGATRVSVAALLLLPFALKHLNKVDRSHFKWLILSGVVGTLVPAFLFAYAETQLASGLAGVLNALTAVFTLVVGALFFGQQLTGLRVAGIALGLVGTVVLMLLGGSGGDATPTGEGNAWYGLYIVLATLGYGVSVNVIKHRFHGIPSVAVTGLLLLFIGGPALAFLLVGTEFVHKLATVPGAWTAFGYIALLATMSTAVAMVLFNKLIQSSTALFAASNTYLVPVVALGWGLLDGESFNLWHLLGMGIILLSVFIINRAR from the coding sequence ATGCCTACCGCCCCCACCCCGGCCGTTGCTACCGCTCCTACCGCACCGGTTGTTGCGCCGCCCCCACCCCACCGAACGCCCGCCTCGGCCTGGGTACTGCTGCTGATTCTGGCCAGCATTTGGGGCACGTCCTTTATTCTAATGAAAAAAGGTCTGGTCGTGTTTTCGGCCCTGGAGCTGGGAGCTACGCGGGTGAGCGTGGCGGCGTTGCTGCTGCTGCCGTTTGCCCTGAAGCACCTTAATAAGGTAGACCGCAGCCATTTCAAGTGGCTGATATTGAGCGGGGTAGTTGGCACGCTGGTTCCGGCGTTTCTTTTTGCTTACGCCGAAACCCAGCTGGCTTCGGGCCTGGCCGGCGTGTTGAATGCCCTAACGGCCGTGTTTACCCTGGTGGTAGGCGCCTTGTTTTTTGGGCAGCAATTGACGGGCCTACGAGTGGCCGGTATAGCCCTGGGTCTGGTGGGTACGGTGGTGCTCATGCTGCTGGGTGGCAGCGGCGGCGACGCTACCCCGACCGGCGAGGGCAACGCCTGGTACGGTTTGTACATTGTGCTGGCCACCCTGGGCTACGGCGTGAGCGTGAATGTCATCAAGCACCGCTTCCACGGTATACCGTCGGTGGCGGTTACGGGGCTGTTGCTGCTGTTTATTGGCGGGCCGGCCCTGGCCTTTCTGCTGGTGGGCACCGAGTTTGTGCATAAGCTAGCCACGGTGCCCGGCGCCTGGACTGCCTTTGGCTACATTGCCCTGCTGGCTACCATGAGCACAGCCGTGGCCATGGTCCTTTTCAATAAGCTTATTCAAAGCTCCACGGCATTGTTTGCAGCCTCCAATACCTACCTCGTGCCGGTGGTGGCGCTGGGTTGGGGGTTGCTGGATGGGGAAAGTTTCAACCTATGGCATCTGCTGGGCATGGGTATTATTCTGCTCAGTGTATTCATTATCAACCGGGCCCGGTAA
- the dusB gene encoding tRNA dihydrouridine synthase DusB — translation MVHIRNIALPDFPLLLAPMEDVSDPPFRAVCKQGGADLMYTEFISSEGLIRAAAKSRQKLDVFDYERPIGIQLFGSDVNTMGECARISTEAGPDLIDINYGCPVKQVACRGAGAALLRDIPKMVEMTSAVVKATHLPVTVKTRLGWDETTKNVEEVAERLQDIGIEALTVHGRTRVQMYKGEADWRLIAAIKNNPRIKIPIFGNGDIDSPQKAVEYKNRYGVDGVMIGRAAIGYPWIFREVKHYNATGELLAPPTVEERVQACRMHFEKSLEWKGPRAGVFEMRRHYAQYFRGLEGARQWRSRLVESNDPLEIHAIMDEIIAAEPVLVG, via the coding sequence GTGGTACACATCCGCAATATTGCCCTGCCCGATTTCCCCTTACTGCTCGCGCCCATGGAGGACGTGTCGGACCCGCCGTTCCGGGCCGTGTGCAAGCAGGGCGGCGCCGATTTGATGTACACCGAGTTTATTTCCTCGGAAGGCCTGATTCGGGCGGCGGCCAAAAGCCGGCAGAAGCTAGACGTGTTCGATTACGAGCGACCCATTGGCATTCAGCTGTTTGGCTCCGATGTAAACACCATGGGCGAGTGCGCCCGCATCAGCACCGAGGCTGGCCCCGACCTCATCGACATCAATTATGGCTGCCCCGTGAAGCAGGTAGCCTGCCGGGGCGCCGGCGCGGCCCTGCTGCGCGACATCCCCAAAATGGTGGAAATGACCTCGGCCGTAGTAAAGGCTACCCACCTGCCCGTCACGGTAAAAACCCGCCTGGGCTGGGACGAAACCACCAAGAACGTGGAAGAGGTAGCCGAGCGCCTGCAGGACATTGGTATTGAAGCCCTTACCGTGCACGGCCGCACCCGCGTGCAGATGTACAAGGGCGAGGCCGACTGGCGGCTGATTGCGGCCATCAAAAACAATCCACGCATCAAAATCCCCATCTTCGGCAACGGCGACATCGACTCGCCCCAGAAGGCCGTGGAGTACAAAAACCGCTACGGCGTAGATGGCGTGATGATTGGCCGCGCGGCCATCGGCTACCCCTGGATTTTCCGGGAGGTAAAGCACTACAATGCCACCGGCGAGCTACTGGCACCGCCTACCGTGGAGGAGCGGGTGCAGGCCTGCCGCATGCACTTCGAGAAAAGCCTGGAGTGGAAAGGCCCGCGGGCCGGCGTGTTCGAGATGCGCCGCCACTACGCCCAGTACTTCCGGGGCCTAGAGGGCGCCCGCCAGTGGCGCAGCCGCCTGGTAGAAAGCAACGACCCACTGGAAATTCACGCCATCATGGATGAAATTATTGCCGCCGAGCCAGTTTTGGTGGGGTAA
- a CDS encoding CPBP family intramembrane glutamic endopeptidase: MKGFVSSRLHPFANLALLLLITVATLCIAGFFTMVFNKLLFGVGMQELGNVAQNPQDHPNGWGVLMLSQGVTLLVMLGGAALGFAAVTGYRWAEYFTPRRPVRVQWLLPAALLIISSLPAMAVLIEWNQGIHFPGFLSGFEQWAQAKELELKKATEFLARLNSTARLLVALVVLAVIPAFSEELFFRGVLQRNLVQWFNSRHVGIWLAAAIFSAIHQQFFGFVPRFVLGLVLGYLYEWSGNILVPMAAHFTQNAFQLLILYAQQRQWSAASFDPDSTESMPWYLVLASLVVGAVLLWYLRERMEGPRAEDEPTHLRTLGSSGVTTRQAAATPTVARTLSHDGVDATRSEG; encoded by the coding sequence ATGAAAGGTTTCGTCTCCAGCCGGTTGCACCCCTTCGCCAATCTGGCCTTGCTGCTGCTCATTACTGTTGCTACGCTTTGCATTGCCGGCTTCTTCACCATGGTGTTTAACAAGCTGCTGTTTGGGGTAGGGATGCAGGAGTTGGGCAACGTAGCGCAAAACCCCCAGGACCACCCCAACGGCTGGGGTGTGCTCATGCTTTCCCAGGGCGTTACGCTGCTGGTGATGCTAGGCGGGGCGGCGCTGGGGTTTGCGGCCGTAACCGGCTACCGCTGGGCCGAGTACTTCACGCCCCGCCGGCCGGTGCGGGTTCAGTGGCTGCTGCCGGCGGCCCTCCTGATTATCAGTAGCCTGCCGGCTATGGCCGTGCTTATTGAGTGGAATCAAGGAATTCACTTTCCCGGCTTTTTAAGCGGCTTTGAGCAGTGGGCTCAGGCCAAAGAACTGGAGTTGAAAAAGGCCACGGAATTTCTGGCGCGCCTGAACTCCACCGCCCGGCTGCTGGTGGCGCTGGTGGTGCTGGCCGTTATTCCGGCTTTTAGTGAGGAGCTGTTCTTTCGCGGGGTTTTGCAGCGCAATCTGGTGCAGTGGTTTAACTCCCGTCACGTGGGCATCTGGCTGGCGGCGGCCATCTTCAGCGCCATTCACCAGCAGTTTTTTGGCTTTGTTCCGCGCTTTGTGCTGGGACTGGTGCTGGGCTACCTCTACGAGTGGAGCGGTAACATTCTGGTACCCATGGCGGCACACTTCACCCAGAATGCTTTCCAACTGCTCATCTTATACGCTCAGCAGCGCCAGTGGTCGGCGGCCAGCTTCGACCCCGACTCTACGGAAAGTATGCCCTGGTACCTGGTACTAGCTTCCCTGGTAGTTGGCGCGGTTCTACTCTGGTACTTGCGGGAGCGGATGGAAGGGCCCCGCGCCGAGGACGAGCCTACCCACTTGCGCACCTTGGGTAGTAGCGGCGTGACTACCCGCCAGGCCGCCGCTACCCCCACCGTGGCCCGTACCCTCAGCCACGACGGCGTGGATGCCACCCGCTCAGAAGGCTAA
- a CDS encoding phosphatidate cytidylyltransferase translates to MSTSPTPVSPATTEPPAGKPAMSNLTQRIIFGVIGAVLLLGSVWYSAWTFALFFGLVQMRMLWEFYRMMREVGYKPAALLGGGISVVIFASLFLVRAGEGLDTSFNYMNAGWHTVIYPANLIGALLGLLLLLLPTILILREMAAWPREKQDFSPFANVGVALLGLLYVSLPMSLLSLVAFTETGYDYRRVFALLLLVWSSDIGAYAAGKTFGKHKLAPKISPGKTWEGAVGGFLLTLVMGWALGYLLPELSLTYRLVVAGVVAVFGPLGDLAESMLKRSVDIKDSGRIMPGHGGLLDRFDAFLFILPVLALLRLLLG, encoded by the coding sequence TTGTCGACCTCTCCCACGCCCGTTTCCCCTGCTACTACGGAGCCCCCAGCGGGCAAGCCCGCCATGTCGAACCTAACCCAGCGCATCATTTTCGGCGTTATCGGGGCCGTGCTGCTGCTGGGCAGCGTGTGGTACAGCGCCTGGACATTCGCGCTGTTTTTCGGGTTGGTGCAGATGCGGATGCTTTGGGAATTTTACCGCATGATGCGGGAGGTAGGGTACAAGCCGGCGGCCTTGCTGGGTGGGGGGATAAGCGTTGTGATATTTGCGTCTCTTTTTCTAGTGCGAGCAGGGGAGGGATTGGATACCAGCTTTAATTATATGAATGCTGGTTGGCACACCGTTATATACCCTGCAAACCTGATAGGTGCGCTACTTGGACTCCTATTGCTGCTTCTGCCCACCATCCTTATCCTGCGTGAAATGGCGGCTTGGCCCCGGGAGAAGCAGGACTTCTCTCCCTTCGCCAATGTGGGCGTGGCCTTACTAGGCCTTCTCTACGTCAGCCTTCCCATGAGCCTTCTCAGCCTGGTAGCTTTCACCGAAACCGGCTACGATTACCGCCGCGTCTTTGCGCTGCTGCTGCTAGTGTGGTCGTCGGATATTGGAGCCTACGCTGCGGGTAAAACCTTCGGCAAGCACAAACTCGCCCCAAAAATATCACCCGGTAAAACCTGGGAAGGCGCCGTGGGCGGCTTTCTGCTTACCCTGGTTATGGGCTGGGCCCTGGGCTACCTCCTGCCCGAACTCTCCCTAACTTACCGCCTGGTAGTAGCCGGCGTGGTGGCCGTATTCGGGCCCCTGGGCGACCTGGCCGAATCCATGCTCAAGCGCAGCGTCGATATTAAGGATTCGGGCCGCATCATGCCCGGGCACGGCGGCCTGCTCGACCGGTTCGATGCCTTCCTGTTTATTCTGCCGGTGCTGGCCCTGCTGCGGCTGCTGCTGGGGTAG
- a CDS encoding Glu/Leu/Phe/Val family dehydrogenase, with protein sequence MAATTVYKEPAPRVDAENPLESMMSRFNVATEILGLDDETYNVLKAPDKQIIVHIPVTMDNGKVRVFEGYRVVHNTILGPSKGGIRYDKNVHLDEVKALAAWMTWKCAVVDIPYGGAKGGIICDPTTMSAGEIERLTRGYTLAMKDVFGPDRDIPAPDMGTGPREMAWLMDEFSKTVGATSPAVVTGKPLVMGGSLGRTEATGRGVMVSALAAMKKLDMNPAQTSAAVQGFGNVGSWAAKLLSEQGVKIKCISDVSGAYWNENGINIDEAVAYKNVHKGRLDGFTGATLMDNADDLLTSEVDLLVPAAVEDVITEHNAHAIKAKLIVEGANGPTAASADPIINEKGIMVVPDILANSGGVTVSYFEWVQNRQGFKWSEDMVTERADRIMNEAFEKVYATSQKYNIPMRIAAYVVAIDKVAQTYKFRGGF encoded by the coding sequence ATGGCTGCCACCACGGTGTACAAAGAGCCGGCTCCCCGCGTCGATGCCGAAAATCCCCTGGAATCTATGATGTCGCGTTTCAACGTGGCCACGGAAATCCTCGGGCTCGATGATGAAACCTACAACGTCCTGAAAGCGCCCGACAAGCAAATCATCGTGCACATTCCCGTGACGATGGACAACGGCAAGGTGCGCGTATTCGAAGGCTACCGCGTGGTGCACAATACCATTCTGGGCCCCTCGAAAGGCGGTATTCGCTACGATAAGAACGTGCACCTCGACGAGGTGAAGGCCCTGGCCGCCTGGATGACCTGGAAGTGCGCCGTGGTGGATATTCCCTACGGTGGAGCCAAGGGCGGTATCATCTGCGACCCGACCACCATGAGCGCCGGCGAAATTGAGCGCCTCACCCGCGGCTACACCCTGGCCATGAAGGACGTGTTCGGCCCCGACCGTGACATTCCGGCTCCCGACATGGGCACCGGCCCCCGCGAAATGGCCTGGCTCATGGACGAGTTCAGCAAAACGGTGGGCGCTACCTCCCCGGCCGTAGTTACGGGCAAGCCCCTGGTAATGGGTGGCTCCTTGGGCCGCACCGAGGCTACCGGCCGCGGCGTAATGGTATCGGCCCTGGCCGCCATGAAAAAGCTGGACATGAACCCCGCGCAGACTTCGGCGGCGGTACAAGGCTTCGGCAACGTAGGCTCCTGGGCCGCTAAGTTGCTCAGCGAGCAGGGTGTGAAAATTAAGTGCATCTCCGACGTAAGCGGTGCTTACTGGAACGAGAACGGCATCAACATCGACGAGGCCGTGGCGTACAAAAACGTGCACAAAGGCCGCCTCGATGGCTTCACCGGCGCTACCCTCATGGACAACGCCGATGATTTGCTAACCTCCGAGGTAGACCTGCTCGTGCCGGCCGCCGTGGAAGACGTAATTACCGAGCACAACGCCCACGCCATCAAGGCCAAGCTGATTGTAGAGGGTGCCAACGGCCCTACGGCTGCTTCCGCTGACCCCATCATCAATGAAAAAGGCATCATGGTAGTACCCGACATCCTGGCCAACTCGGGCGGGGTAACGGTTTCTTACTTTGAGTGGGTGCAGAACCGCCAGGGCTTCAAGTGGAGCGAGGACATGGTGACTGAGCGCGCCGACCGCATCATGAATGAGGCCTTCGAGAAAGTGTACGCCACCTCTCAGAAGTACAACATTCCGATGCGCATTGCCGCCTACGTGGTGGCCATCGACAAAGTAGCCCAGACCTACAAGTTCCGCGGCGGCTTCTAG
- a CDS encoding phosphatidylserine decarboxylase family protein: protein MKIHKEGRRILFFTLLALLAANLLLFRYNAENDGFNKVFAGISVIVFLTLLQFFRSPARRLFTHEDLVIAPADGKVVVIENVHEPEYFDDQRKQISIFMSPINVHITRNPISGIVRYFKYHPGNYLVAWHPKSSTKNERTTVVVESEAGPFVLFRQIAGAMARRIVWYVNEGDEVSQGEEFGFIKFGSRVDIFVPVDTEVKVQIGEKVKGGQTIIAQLKTDAPSLF from the coding sequence ATGAAGATCCACAAAGAAGGACGACGTATTCTGTTCTTTACGCTGCTGGCCCTGTTGGCCGCCAACCTGCTGCTGTTCCGCTACAACGCCGAAAACGACGGCTTTAACAAAGTTTTCGCGGGTATTTCCGTTATCGTCTTCCTGACGCTGCTGCAGTTCTTCCGGAGCCCAGCCCGGCGCCTATTTACCCACGAAGACTTGGTAATTGCTCCCGCCGACGGTAAAGTGGTAGTTATCGAAAACGTGCATGAGCCGGAGTACTTCGACGACCAGCGCAAGCAGATCAGCATCTTCATGTCGCCGATTAACGTGCACATCACCCGCAACCCTATTTCGGGCATTGTGCGCTACTTCAAGTACCATCCCGGTAACTACTTGGTGGCCTGGCACCCTAAGAGCAGCACCAAAAACGAGCGCACGACGGTGGTAGTGGAGTCGGAGGCGGGCCCGTTTGTACTGTTCCGCCAGATTGCCGGAGCCATGGCCCGCCGCATTGTGTGGTACGTGAACGAGGGCGACGAGGTAAGCCAGGGCGAAGAGTTCGGCTTTATCAAGTTCGGCTCCCGCGTGGATATTTTCGTGCCCGTGGACACGGAGGTAAAGGTGCAGATTGGGGAAAAAGTAAAAGGTGGCCAAACCATTATTGCCCAACTCAAAACCGACGCACCCAGCCTGTTTTAA